The following are encoded in a window of Bradyrhizobium sp. WBOS07 genomic DNA:
- a CDS encoding ABC transporter substrate-binding protein, producing MVLAVPGAKADIKVGIVVSATGPGSALGQPQMRTVAALPREIGGEKIVYIPLDDESDSTKGIQNARRLVIQDGVDALIGSSLTPVTMPMLDVAWEAKTPIISLAAATAIVQPMDERRKWAFKVVPNDDLMVLAILKHIARSGAKTLGYIGVSDGYGEGYYKEVSRLAPTFGLTVTTHEVYARADTSVTGQALKVMATNPDAVFIASAGTPAVLPQQALRERGYSGKIYQTHGVATEEFIKLGGASVEGAVFTGEAFTIADDLPADDPFRKVRDQFAVAYEKTNGQKPNIFAAHLWDSMALLQTAIPNALKRAKPGTAEFRTALRDELERVKDVYLNNGLSTMSATDHNGYDERSAFLIKVEGGRFRLMK from the coding sequence ATGGTTCTCGCCGTCCCCGGCGCCAAGGCCGACATCAAGGTGGGAATCGTGGTTTCTGCTACCGGGCCGGGCTCGGCGCTTGGGCAGCCGCAGATGCGGACGGTGGCGGCCCTGCCCAGGGAGATCGGCGGTGAGAAGATCGTCTATATCCCTCTCGACGACGAATCGGATTCGACCAAGGGCATTCAGAACGCCCGCCGGCTCGTCATCCAGGATGGTGTCGACGCGCTGATCGGCTCCTCGCTCACGCCCGTGACGATGCCGATGCTCGATGTCGCCTGGGAAGCCAAGACACCGATCATCTCGCTGGCCGCAGCGACAGCCATCGTCCAACCGATGGACGAACGGCGCAAATGGGCCTTCAAGGTCGTTCCCAACGACGATTTGATGGTACTCGCGATTCTCAAGCACATCGCCAGGTCGGGCGCCAAGACGCTCGGTTATATCGGCGTGTCCGACGGCTATGGCGAGGGCTACTACAAGGAGGTGAGCCGGCTCGCTCCTACCTTCGGCCTGACCGTGACCACGCACGAGGTCTATGCGCGAGCCGACACCAGCGTGACCGGTCAGGCTCTCAAGGTCATGGCGACGAATCCGGACGCTGTTTTCATCGCCTCGGCGGGCACCCCGGCAGTGTTGCCGCAGCAGGCCCTGCGCGAGCGCGGTTATTCCGGCAAGATCTACCAGACTCACGGTGTGGCTACCGAGGAATTCATCAAGCTCGGCGGCGCCAGCGTCGAAGGCGCCGTGTTCACCGGCGAGGCGTTCACGATCGCGGATGATCTGCCGGCGGACGATCCTTTCCGCAAGGTTCGGGATCAGTTTGCGGTCGCCTACGAGAAGACGAACGGGCAGAAGCCGAACATCTTCGCGGCGCATCTGTGGGATTCGATGGCGCTTCTCCAGACGGCGATCCCGAACGCGTTGAAGAGGGCGAAACCCGGCACGGCAGAGTTTCGCACCGCCCTTCGCGACGAGCTTGAGCGAGTCAAGGACGTATATCTGAACAACGGCCTGTCCACGATGAGTGCAACCGATCACAACGGCTACGACGAGCGCTCGGCGTTTCTGATCAAGGTGGAAGGAGGCCGCTTCAGGCTGATGAAGTAG
- the cpdR gene encoding cell cycle two-component system response regulator CpdR, with product MPKILLAEDDNDMRRFLVKALENAGFQVSSHDNGMAAYQRLREEPFEMLLTDIVMPEMDGIELARRASELDPDIKIMFITGFAAVALNSDSDAPKNAKVLSKPVHLRELVSEVNKMLAA from the coding sequence ATGCCAAAGATCCTGCTCGCCGAAGACGACAACGACATGCGCCGTTTCCTGGTCAAGGCGCTGGAAAACGCCGGTTTTCAGGTCTCGTCCCATGACAACGGCATGGCCGCCTATCAGCGGCTGCGGGAAGAGCCGTTCGAGATGCTGCTGACCGACATCGTGATGCCGGAGATGGACGGCATCGAGCTCGCCCGCCGGGCCTCGGAACTCGACCCTGACATCAAGATCATGTTCATCACCGGCTTTGCCGCAGTCGCCCTGAACTCGGATTCGGACGCTCCCAAGAACGCCAAGGTGCTGTCCAAGCCCGTGCACTTGCGCGAATTGGTCAGCGAAGTGAACAAGATGCTGGCGGCCTGA
- a CDS encoding DUF2945 domain-containing protein, giving the protein MPKPPTKSFKRGDHVSWNSEAGRVRGHIQRVHRRDVDYKGYTHHASPDDPQYEIKSDKTDHVALHKGRALRLLKS; this is encoded by the coding sequence ATGCCAAAGCCCCCCACAAAATCCTTCAAGCGCGGCGATCACGTCAGCTGGAATTCCGAGGCCGGCCGTGTGCGCGGCCATATCCAGCGCGTGCACAGGAGGGACGTCGACTACAAGGGCTACACCCACCACGCCAGCCCGGACGATCCGCAATATGAGATCAAGAGCGACAAGACGGATCACGTCGCCCTGCACAAGGGCCGCGCCTTGCGGCTGTTGAAGAGCTGA
- a CDS encoding enolase C-terminal domain-like protein, producing MTETIRIKRFQARPVIVPMNLPLQTATGAVARAPLVLIDCETDQGAVGHAYLFSLTPSALKPLAAMVTEMSDLLAGDELLPIEIERKLAQRFTLLGLAGLQRLAQSGIDMAVWDALARTRGLPLARLLGGAPKPVKAYNSKGLGIMPAGAAVEEAHKLLAEGFQAAKIRVGRPDAREDLAVVRAVRKAVGDQVTLMCDYNQALTVTEAIRRGEMLDDEGLTWIEEPIRHDDYAGCARIADALHTPVQIGENFDSAFSMQAALSAEACDYVMPDVQRIGGVTGWLRAAALAHAAGIEMSSHLFSEVSAHLLCVTPTAHWLEYVDWADAVLSTRLQIKDGFALPSEQPGNGIAWDEAAVKKYLAG from the coding sequence ATGACCGAAACCATCCGCATCAAGCGCTTCCAGGCGCGCCCCGTGATCGTGCCGATGAACCTGCCGCTCCAGACCGCGACCGGCGCGGTCGCCAGGGCGCCGCTGGTGCTGATCGACTGCGAGACCGATCAGGGCGCGGTGGGCCATGCCTATCTGTTCTCGCTCACGCCCTCGGCCCTGAAGCCGCTGGCGGCGATGGTCACGGAGATGTCAGATCTCCTCGCCGGAGACGAGCTGCTGCCGATCGAAATCGAACGCAAGCTGGCGCAGCGCTTCACGCTGCTGGGCCTCGCCGGCTTGCAACGACTGGCCCAGTCCGGCATCGACATGGCGGTCTGGGACGCGCTCGCGCGCACACGCGGCCTGCCGCTGGCGCGCCTGCTCGGCGGCGCGCCGAAGCCGGTCAAGGCCTACAATTCGAAGGGGCTCGGCATCATGCCGGCAGGCGCCGCCGTCGAGGAGGCCCACAAGCTGCTGGCCGAAGGCTTCCAGGCTGCTAAGATCCGCGTCGGCCGTCCCGATGCGCGGGAGGATCTTGCCGTCGTTCGCGCGGTCCGCAAGGCGGTCGGCGACCAAGTGACGCTGATGTGCGACTACAATCAGGCGCTGACGGTGACCGAGGCCATCCGCCGCGGCGAGATGCTCGACGACGAGGGCCTCACCTGGATCGAGGAGCCGATCCGCCATGACGATTATGCCGGCTGCGCCCGCATTGCAGACGCGCTGCATACGCCGGTGCAGATCGGCGAAAATTTCGACAGCGCCTTTTCGATGCAGGCTGCACTGTCGGCGGAAGCGTGCGACTACGTGATGCCCGACGTCCAGCGCATCGGGGGCGTCACCGGCTGGCTGCGCGCCGCTGCGCTCGCGCATGCTGCCGGCATCGAGATGTCCTCGCATCTGTTCTCGGAAGTCAGCGCGCATTTGCTCTGCGTGACACCGACCGCGCACTGGCTGGAATATGTCGACTGGGCCGACGCGGTGCTTTCGACGCGGCTGCAAATCAAGGACGGCTTTGCGCTGCCGAGCGAGCAGCCCGGCAACGGGATCGCATGGGACGAGGCGGCGGTGAAGAAGTATCTGGCCGGGTAG
- a CDS encoding ABC transporter ATP-binding protein, which translates to MDTQAFEQDTEKSPVFHARGLSKTYRMGEIEVHALRDVDLDIFEGEFVVLLGPSGSGKSTLLNILGGLDSPTSGEAHWRDHNLVGATDAELTRYRREHVGFVFQFYNLIPSLTVLENVALVTEIADKPLEPREVLALVGLEKRTDHFPSQLSGGEQQRVAVARAIVKSPDVLLCDEPTGALDYETGKVVLAAIARANERLGTTTIIITHNAAIAGMADRVLRLGGGRIVSEERNAHRLSADEVHW; encoded by the coding sequence ATGGACACCCAAGCGTTCGAACAGGATACCGAGAAATCCCCGGTGTTTCATGCCAGGGGTCTTTCGAAGACCTATCGAATGGGGGAGATCGAGGTGCATGCGCTGCGCGACGTCGACCTCGACATCTTCGAAGGCGAGTTCGTCGTACTCCTGGGGCCGTCCGGATCGGGCAAGTCGACCCTGCTGAATATCCTGGGGGGCCTGGACAGCCCGACGTCGGGCGAGGCTCATTGGCGCGATCATAATCTGGTCGGCGCGACTGATGCGGAGTTGACCCGGTACCGGCGTGAACACGTGGGCTTCGTCTTTCAGTTCTACAATCTCATTCCCAGCCTGACGGTGCTCGAGAACGTCGCGCTGGTGACCGAGATTGCGGACAAGCCGCTCGAGCCGCGGGAGGTGCTTGCGCTCGTCGGGCTCGAAAAGCGGACCGATCACTTCCCCTCGCAGCTGTCCGGCGGCGAACAGCAGCGCGTTGCGGTTGCCCGTGCCATCGTCAAGTCGCCGGATGTGCTTCTGTGCGACGAGCCGACGGGCGCGCTGGACTACGAGACCGGCAAGGTGGTGCTGGCGGCGATTGCGCGAGCCAACGAGCGCCTCGGCACCACAACGATCATCATCACGCACAATGCTGCGATTGCGGGCATGGCGGATCGCGTCCTGCGGCTCGGCGGCGGGCGGATCGTCAGCGAGGAGCGCAATGCGCATCGGCTCTCGGCAGACGAGGTGCACTGGTGA
- a CDS encoding efflux RND transporter periplasmic adaptor subunit encodes MNMHVTGRHAAIVAGLLAAAGFTAWLLIPASVPVETAAVTKGRFTATVDEDGKARVRERYAVAAPLAGRLSRIRFKVGDQVQVDDAVATITPSPAPLMDSRTRREVEERLGVAEANLERARAVVERAKAQSDQANTDLTRARTLVQQGAATTQALERAELAVRLADRDLRAAEFQNHAAEHEISQMRALLARYGNDGNGHPDSWNVVSPVAGVLLKVAQESETIVQPGTLLLDVGDASDLEIVADVLSTDAVEIRPGADVSIDHWGREEKLTGRVRRVEPAAFTKVSTLGVEEQRVNVLVDILSPAKQWARLGDGYRVDVQITVLARDEATIVPSGALFRRGEGWNVYVAKGGRAELRQIELLRRSGRFAAVASGLAPGEEVIVYPSDRVAPDVRIAPRSR; translated from the coding sequence ATGAACATGCACGTCACGGGCCGTCATGCCGCAATTGTTGCCGGACTCTTGGCCGCCGCCGGATTTACGGCATGGCTCCTGATTCCAGCCTCAGTGCCGGTCGAGACGGCGGCTGTGACAAAGGGGAGGTTCACCGCCACCGTCGATGAGGATGGCAAGGCGCGCGTCCGCGAGCGGTACGCGGTCGCTGCACCGCTTGCGGGGCGGCTGAGCCGGATCCGGTTCAAGGTTGGCGATCAAGTTCAGGTCGACGACGCCGTCGCCACGATCACCCCATCCCCGGCTCCCCTGATGGACTCGCGGACTCGCCGGGAGGTCGAGGAAAGATTGGGAGTGGCCGAAGCCAATCTGGAGCGCGCCAGGGCGGTCGTCGAACGGGCCAAAGCCCAGAGCGATCAAGCCAATACCGATTTGACCCGGGCGCGGACACTGGTCCAGCAAGGAGCCGCGACGACGCAGGCGCTCGAACGTGCAGAGCTTGCGGTGCGTCTCGCCGACCGGGACCTGCGGGCGGCGGAATTTCAGAATCATGCCGCCGAGCATGAGATCAGCCAGATGCGTGCATTGCTGGCCCGCTACGGCAACGATGGCAACGGTCACCCGGATAGCTGGAACGTTGTGTCGCCCGTCGCCGGCGTGTTGCTGAAGGTCGCGCAGGAAAGCGAAACGATCGTGCAGCCGGGTACGCTCTTGCTTGACGTCGGCGACGCCAGCGATCTCGAGATCGTGGCCGACGTTCTCAGCACCGATGCGGTGGAGATCCGTCCCGGAGCCGATGTCAGCATCGACCATTGGGGTAGGGAGGAAAAGCTGACGGGTCGGGTCCGCCGGGTCGAGCCGGCAGCTTTCACGAAGGTCTCCACGCTCGGAGTCGAGGAGCAGAGGGTCAATGTCCTCGTCGACATCCTGTCGCCCGCGAAGCAGTGGGCCCGACTGGGAGATGGCTATCGGGTGGACGTTCAGATCACCGTCCTCGCGCGGGACGAAGCCACGATCGTCCCATCCGGCGCGCTGTTTCGTCGCGGCGAAGGCTGGAATGTCTATGTTGCGAAGGGCGGGCGGGCCGAACTGCGCCAAATCGAGCTCCTGCGCCGCTCCGGCCGCTTCGCGGCTGTCGCTTCCGGCCTCGCCCCTGGTGAAGAGGTGATCGTCTATCCCAGCGACCGCGTTGCGCCGGACGTGCGTATCGCACCCCGATCACGTTGA
- a CDS encoding ABC transporter permease, with protein sequence MSLLDRKLLRDIGAMRGQVLTIALLVAAGVAVFIGSVSTYESLNAAVERFYAAARFPQVFVSLKRAPLSIVPQLEAIAGVATVEPRIVREVIVDWPAAAQPVSARMVSLSRAGDERLARLHLRRGAAPEPGSARAAAINEAFAEINGVNPGDDVRVLLNGKVEAFHVSGIALSPEYVYAVKPGLPIPDDRLYAILWVDRSAAEAAFDMKAAFNDAVISLAPGTDPKPVIDELDRLLEQYGSVGAVQRRDQPSNRFLEDELNQQKVMSITIPFIFFGVAAFLLNSALGRIVVVQREQIAALKALGFPTSALTVHYLKLILVIVLIGSALGIGAGWSFGKAMIASYQSFFRLPDLPFRLTPWSLALGIAISLAAASLGVLTALRQVVRLAPAVAMRPAAPLGFRRSWIEALLPSNAIRSRLLMILRNTAGRPLRSLLTVAGVAFAVPMMVLGIFWRDAINEMIDLQFNLVERGNTTVTFPHPMDRTIMRDLAREPGVLAVEGQRIVPVRLRAGQQSYLTSVIGLSAGDELRRPHDAMLRPIAVSPDGITLTRRLAERLDAKAGDVLTVEAMEGRRRKRDLPVSAIVDEAIGMASYMEIETLNRFTGEGAVISAASLYVEPTAMMALGQRFKSLPTIESVTMKAYALSSFMEKIASLVFVTAGILAAFATIITVGVVYNSARISLQERAWELASLRVLGFTRGEVASILFAEFAIEIVLGILIGLPLSHAVIGLIARFHSNESFQIPAVIAPQTNLIAVGVVIVAAAASARIVKGRVDRIDLVAALKTRE encoded by the coding sequence GTGAGCCTGCTCGATCGAAAACTGCTGCGTGACATCGGCGCGATGCGGGGCCAGGTGCTGACGATCGCGCTGCTGGTCGCAGCCGGCGTCGCCGTCTTCATTGGGTCGGTCTCTACTTACGAATCGCTCAATGCGGCCGTGGAGCGCTTCTACGCGGCTGCGCGGTTCCCGCAGGTCTTCGTGAGTCTCAAGCGGGCACCGCTGTCGATCGTCCCGCAACTTGAAGCCATTGCCGGCGTTGCCACGGTTGAGCCCCGTATCGTTCGTGAGGTCATCGTCGATTGGCCGGCTGCAGCCCAGCCGGTGTCGGCGCGGATGGTGTCGCTCAGCCGTGCGGGCGATGAAAGGCTCGCCCGGCTTCATTTGCGCCGGGGCGCGGCGCCCGAGCCGGGCTCTGCGAGAGCTGCGGCGATTAACGAAGCGTTCGCGGAAATCAACGGAGTGAACCCCGGAGACGACGTCCGCGTCCTGCTCAACGGGAAGGTGGAAGCTTTCCACGTCTCCGGCATCGCGCTTTCGCCCGAATATGTCTATGCCGTCAAGCCGGGCCTGCCGATTCCCGACGATCGGCTCTATGCGATCCTTTGGGTCGACCGCAGTGCGGCGGAAGCCGCCTTCGATATGAAGGCAGCCTTCAATGACGCCGTCATTTCGCTGGCGCCGGGCACCGATCCGAAGCCGGTTATCGATGAACTGGACCGGTTGCTTGAACAGTACGGATCGGTCGGCGCCGTCCAGCGGCGAGATCAGCCTTCTAACCGCTTCCTCGAGGACGAGCTGAACCAGCAGAAGGTGATGTCGATTACGATTCCGTTCATTTTCTTCGGGGTTGCGGCGTTCCTGCTCAACAGCGCTCTGGGGAGGATCGTGGTGGTCCAACGCGAGCAGATTGCCGCGTTGAAGGCGCTGGGTTTTCCAACCTCGGCGCTGACCGTGCACTATCTCAAGCTCATTCTCGTCATCGTGCTGATTGGATCTGCGCTTGGCATCGGAGCCGGCTGGAGCTTCGGGAAAGCCATGATTGCAAGCTACCAAAGCTTCTTTCGCTTGCCTGACCTGCCGTTTCGGCTGACGCCGTGGTCGTTGGCGCTCGGGATTGCGATCAGCTTGGCTGCAGCATCGCTTGGCGTCCTGACAGCGCTGCGGCAGGTCGTCCGGCTGGCGCCGGCGGTCGCCATGCGGCCGGCCGCGCCGCTGGGCTTTCGCCGCTCGTGGATCGAAGCACTTCTGCCGAGCAACGCGATCCGATCCCGCCTCCTGATGATTTTGAGGAACACCGCCGGACGTCCACTTCGTTCGCTGCTGACGGTCGCCGGGGTGGCCTTTGCCGTCCCAATGATGGTGCTGGGAATCTTTTGGCGCGACGCGATCAACGAGATGATCGACCTGCAGTTCAACCTGGTGGAGCGCGGCAACACGACGGTGACGTTTCCGCACCCCATGGACCGGACCATCATGCGGGACCTGGCTCGTGAGCCCGGTGTCTTGGCGGTGGAAGGACAGCGCATCGTGCCGGTGCGGCTACGCGCCGGGCAGCAGAGCTATCTGACCTCGGTGATCGGTCTATCCGCGGGAGATGAGTTGCGGCGGCCGCATGATGCGATGCTGCGTCCGATCGCGGTAAGTCCCGACGGGATTACGCTCACACGGCGGCTTGCCGAACGGCTCGACGCGAAGGCCGGCGACGTCCTCACGGTCGAGGCGATGGAAGGACGACGACGCAAGCGTGATCTGCCGGTCAGTGCCATCGTCGACGAGGCGATCGGAATGGCATCTTACATGGAGATCGAGACCCTGAATCGCTTTACCGGCGAGGGTGCCGTGATTTCCGCGGCGAGCCTGTACGTTGAGCCGACTGCGATGATGGCCTTGGGGCAAAGGTTCAAGAGCTTACCCACCATCGAATCAGTGACGATGAAGGCGTATGCGCTCTCTTCATTCATGGAGAAGATCGCCAGTCTCGTTTTCGTAACCGCCGGCATCCTTGCGGCCTTCGCCACCATCATCACGGTAGGGGTCGTCTACAACAGCGCGCGCATCAGCTTGCAGGAGCGCGCATGGGAGCTGGCCAGCCTCAGGGTGCTGGGCTTTACGCGCGGCGAGGTTGCGAGCATCCTGTTTGCCGAGTTCGCTATCGAGATCGTGCTGGGGATTCTGATCGGCCTGCCGCTCTCTCATGCCGTTATCGGACTGATCGCCAGATTTCACTCCAACGAGAGCTTCCAGATACCTGCCGTGATCGCCCCGCAGACCAATCTCATTGCCGTCGGCGTCGTCATCGTTGCTGCTGCCGCCAGCGCTCGCATTGTCAAAGGCCGTGTTGATCGAATCGACTTGGTCGCAGCTCTCAAGACCAGGGAATGA
- a CDS encoding DUF488 family protein: MAHPFFTIGHAARSIEEFARLLQDSSVTFVADVRTVPRSRTNPQYNRETLPQSLAAVSIGYEHIASLGGLRSRKREVPRETNAFWQNGSFHNYADHAMSAAFPEGLAHLLALGQVQRCAIMCAETLWWRCHRRIITDYLIAAGETVFHILGPGQVKPAEINPAARSLPDGRLAYPAETLAASRG, encoded by the coding sequence CTGGCTCATCCGTTCTTCACCATCGGTCATGCCGCCCGTTCGATCGAGGAATTCGCCCGATTGTTGCAGGACAGCTCGGTCACGTTCGTGGCCGACGTTCGCACCGTGCCCCGCTCCCGCACCAACCCGCAGTACAATCGCGAGACCCTCCCTCAGTCGCTCGCGGCCGTTTCGATCGGTTATGAGCACATTGCCTCGCTTGGCGGCCTGCGCAGCCGCAAGCGCGAGGTGCCGCGCGAGACCAATGCGTTCTGGCAGAACGGCAGCTTCCACAATTATGCCGACCACGCCATGAGCGCGGCCTTTCCTGAAGGGCTGGCGCATCTGCTGGCTCTAGGGCAGGTGCAGCGCTGCGCCATCATGTGCGCGGAGACGTTGTGGTGGCGATGCCACCGGCGGATCATCACGGATTATCTGATCGCAGCCGGCGAGACGGTGTTTCACATTCTCGGACCCGGGCAGGTCAAACCGGCCGAGATCAATCCGGCTGCGCGATCGCTGCCCGATGGGCGGCTGGCTTATCCGGCGGAGACCCTGGCCGCATCCCGCGGGTGA
- a CDS encoding adenylate/guanylate cyclase domain-containing protein encodes MKREISEEQRKNGILTGAVIAFLLLALPLAVWLDLTELSKTALRRQAIDLNSVITSVRGYYASNVVGRVLANPDGTTKVVHNYESVPGAIPIPATLSLELGRVIGAQQENITYRFVSDFPFQNRAAHQLDKFEKDALEALRKDPEQKIVDSETSLFNDKVRLVAPVTMGPACVSCHNSHPESPKKDWKVGDVRGIQEVIIAQPIAANIFSFKFLLAYFVIAAGSGLAFLSLQRRQARRIKGMNKELESANDFLASLSMKISRYIPPQVYKSIFSGQKDVTIHTERKKLTIFFSDIQNFTATAERLQPEQLTQLLNEYFTEMSTIAHDHGGTIDKFIGDAMLIFFGDPETRGDRADAQACLQMAWRMQQRLAELNAKWRASGIEQPFRSRMGINSGYCNVGNFGSADRMDYTIIGAEANLAARLQSIAEPGGIVLSYETFALVSDIVRAHALPAITMKGISREVIPYSVDALDDGAAERSGIITERAPGLELYLDPAVVKSGDAARVRSLLENALASLKPA; translated from the coding sequence GTGAAACGAGAGATCTCCGAAGAGCAGCGCAAGAACGGCATCCTCACCGGGGCCGTGATCGCCTTCCTCCTGCTCGCTCTGCCGCTCGCAGTGTGGCTGGACCTGACCGAGCTCAGCAAGACGGCGTTGCGCCGGCAGGCGATCGATCTCAATTCGGTGATCACGAGCGTGCGCGGCTATTACGCCTCCAACGTGGTCGGGCGCGTGCTGGCCAACCCCGACGGGACCACGAAGGTCGTGCACAATTACGAATCCGTCCCCGGCGCGATCCCGATCCCGGCGACGCTGTCGCTGGAGCTCGGACGGGTGATCGGCGCGCAGCAGGAGAACATCACCTACCGGTTCGTCTCGGACTTCCCGTTCCAGAACCGCGCGGCGCACCAGCTCGACAAGTTCGAGAAGGACGCGCTGGAGGCGCTTCGAAAGGACCCCGAGCAGAAGATTGTGGACTCCGAGACATCGCTGTTCAACGACAAGGTCCGCCTGGTCGCGCCGGTCACGATGGGCCCGGCCTGCGTGAGCTGCCACAACAGCCACCCCGAGAGCCCGAAGAAGGACTGGAAGGTCGGCGACGTCAGAGGCATCCAGGAGGTGATCATCGCGCAGCCGATCGCCGCGAACATCTTCTCGTTCAAGTTCCTGCTGGCCTACTTCGTGATCGCAGCCGGTAGCGGCCTCGCGTTCCTGTCGCTGCAGCGCCGTCAGGCGCGCCGCATCAAGGGCATGAACAAGGAGCTCGAATCCGCCAACGACTTCCTGGCCTCGCTCTCGATGAAGATCTCCCGCTACATCCCGCCGCAGGTCTACAAGAGCATCTTCTCCGGTCAGAAGGACGTCACCATCCACACCGAGCGCAAGAAGCTCACCATTTTCTTCTCCGACATACAGAATTTCACGGCCACCGCGGAGCGGCTGCAGCCGGAGCAGCTGACCCAGCTCCTCAACGAATACTTCACCGAGATGTCGACGATCGCCCACGATCATGGCGGCACCATCGACAAGTTCATCGGCGACGCCATGCTGATCTTCTTCGGCGATCCCGAGACCAGGGGCGATCGCGCCGATGCGCAGGCCTGCCTGCAGATGGCCTGGCGCATGCAGCAGCGCCTGGCCGAGCTCAATGCGAAATGGCGGGCGTCCGGCATCGAGCAGCCGTTCCGCTCGCGCATGGGCATCAACTCGGGCTATTGCAATGTCGGCAATTTCGGCAGCGCCGACCGCATGGACTACACCATCATCGGCGCCGAGGCGAACCTCGCCGCCCGCCTGCAGTCGATCGCCGAGCCCGGCGGCATCGTGCTGAGCTACGAGACCTTCGCGCTGGTCAGCGACATCGTCCGCGCCCACGCTTTGCCGGCGATCACGATGAAGGGGATCAGCCGCGAGGTCATTCCCTATTCGGTCGATGCGCTCGATGACGGGGCGGCGGAGCGAAGCGGCATCATCACCGAGCGCGCGCCGGGGCTCGAGCTCTATCTCGATCCCGCGGTGGTGAAGTCAGGCGATGCTGCCCGGGTCCGCTCTCTGCTGGAGAACGCGCTGGCCTCGCTGAAGCCGGCGTGA
- a CDS encoding alpha/beta hydrolase, which produces MKNYLTIFLLLTMTAASAHVVSPARLTGPSDFVRVGLTDSDTTAGGTARLCEQVTFTRGLRYGESEANVLDVAASATKADTPRPVLLFVTGDTFTGDHAAPELSRQIQDQAMCFAARNDMIGVRVNYRLAPLATWPAGASDVAAALSWVHGNIDLFNGDAREIVAVGYGAGAFHVATLLAHPEFQTDRADVAAVVLVSGIYRAGKDASDSEKAYLGSDSGQYNKRSVFPGILNVDVPIVLAWAADDSAGTVAQGETLKKTLCGAGHCPRSALLRSRDGIASAFGLDGSGDSLAEPTLLLVKQLEARGLP; this is translated from the coding sequence ATGAAGAATTACCTGACGATTTTCCTGCTCCTGACCATGACGGCGGCGTCTGCCCATGTCGTGTCGCCGGCCAGGCTGACGGGCCCCTCAGACTTCGTCCGGGTCGGCCTCACCGATTCCGACACCACCGCCGGCGGCACCGCGCGGCTGTGCGAGCAGGTCACCTTCACGCGCGGCCTGCGCTACGGCGAGAGCGAAGCCAACGTGCTCGATGTCGCCGCCAGCGCCACCAAGGCGGACACGCCGCGGCCGGTGCTGCTGTTCGTGACCGGCGACACGTTCACCGGCGACCACGCCGCGCCGGAATTGTCGCGCCAGATCCAGGACCAGGCGATGTGCTTTGCCGCGCGCAACGACATGATCGGCGTGCGCGTCAACTACCGCCTGGCGCCATTGGCGACCTGGCCGGCCGGGGCGAGCGACGTGGCGGCGGCGCTGTCCTGGGTTCACGGCAATATCGACCTGTTCAACGGCGACGCCCGCGAGATCGTTGCGGTCGGCTACGGCGCCGGCGCCTTCCATGTCGCCACCCTGCTGGCGCATCCCGAGTTTCAGACCGACCGCGCCGATGTCGCCGCCGTTGTCCTGGTGTCCGGCATCTACCGCGCGGGCAAGGACGCGAGCGACAGCGAGAAGGCCTATCTCGGCAGCGATTCCGGCCAGTACAACAAGCGCTCGGTTTTCCCGGGCATTCTCAACGTCGATGTGCCGATCGTGCTGGCCTGGGCCGCCGACGATTCCGCTGGCACCGTGGCACAGGGCGAAACCCTGAAGAAGACGCTCTGCGGCGCCGGCCATTGCCCGCGCAGCGCGCTGCTGCGCAGCCGCGACGGCATCGCGAGCGCCTTCGGTCTCGACGGCTCCGGCGACAGCCTCGCCGAGCCGACGCTGCTGCTGGTGAAGCAGCTGGAGGCACGGGGGCTGCCGTAG